One stretch of Prunus persica cultivar Lovell chromosome G1, Prunus_persica_NCBIv2, whole genome shotgun sequence DNA includes these proteins:
- the LOC18791623 gene encoding TMV resistance protein N isoform X1, with the protein MDARKAHKAPSSSSPSSSSKRWKYQVFLSFRGEDTRKGFTGHLHEALSDAGISTFLDDNELERAEFIKTQLERAIDGSMISVIVFSKSYADSTWCLDELVKIMECRERLGQKVIPLFYNVDASDVRKQTGSFALAFAKHEAGICEGKHEKEKVKRWRNALTQAADLCGEDLKNADGYEAKFIKKILREVNKQLYNTYQLDIEHLVGITSRMKVLSKHLDIENSGSKDVVRMIGIWGMGGIGKTTLAKAIYNKFVGSFEGRSFLANVRGVIANQPITGLVGLQEKLLNDILKSKDPIKVDSVDVGITVIQERLHCKRALVIIDDADDLQQLEAIARARDWFGPGSRIIITTRNKHLLDQVGVDSTYMAQEMDEEEALELFSWHAFKRGDPDQEYLHLSKRVIRYCQGLPLALRVVGSFLIKRTALEWESQLERLERSPHEAVSKILRISFDGLPDRTYGNTFLDISCFFIGMDKDYVTQILDGCGFSATIGIRVLIERGLVTVSEQNKLMMHDLLRDMGREIVYENAHGRPEKFSRLWKCEDIINVLSDESGTDEIEGVALHGCYRARAQAFTNMKKLRLLHLSGVKLTGEYKDFPKRLIWLCWHYFPLESIPDDFPTQPKLVALDLRHSKLKIVWKDCKLHQNLKILNLSYCHWLTKSPDFSKLPNLEELILQDCESLSKVHSSIGDLGRLSLVNLQRCTHLKDLPLNFYKSKSVETLLLNVCLNFGKLAEGLGDMVSLTTLKADYTAIRQIPSSIVKLKKLRILSLSGCCRLTEDAIPKDLCSLISLEHLLLGANNFRSLPSLAGLSKLKVLSLNACRKLLAIPDLPTNLYVLKANVCPNLKTIPDFSKMSNMRELYLSNSFKLTEVPGLDKSLNSMTRIHMESCTNLTANFRNNILQRWTSCGFGGIYLNGIYDIPEWFKIVNDVDNFVFFNVPQRIMGRDLKGLTICFVYTRRSYCDYPEFENSQGRIGIIVRNLTKQTALRTWIAFGTYSNPQNMLRSALGYLWQGQLSNDVLCLQGGDRVCILVRPDDVDFVRVKKTGVHLEWDKVMKENMDNPDPHLYDLETNSDF; encoded by the exons ATGGATGCCAGGAAAGCCCATAAAGCcccctcttcttcctcaccatCCTCCTCATCAAAACGTTGGAAGTACCAAGTGTTCTTGAGCTTCAGAGGTGAAGACACACGCAAGGGCTTCACAGGCCACCTCCACGAAGCATTATCTGATGCCGGAATCAGCACCTTTCTTGACGACAACGAGCTAGAAAGAGCGGAATTTATAAAAACCCAACTGGAGCGGGCAATCGACGGGTCCATGATCTCCGTAATTGTCTTCTCCAAGAGTTATGCCGATTCCACTTGGTGTCTTGACGAGCTGGTGAAGATCATGGAGTGTAGAGAAAGATTGGGGCAAAAGGTTATTCCATTGTTCTATAATGTTGATGCTTCAGATGTCCGGAAACAAACTGGTAGTTTTGCACTAGCATTTGCGAAACATGAAGCGGGCATCTGTGAAGgtaaacatgagaaagaaaaggtaaaGCGGTGGAGAAATGCTCTCACTCAAGCTGCAGATTTGTGTGGGGAAGATCTTAAAAATGCTGATGG GTATGAAGCAAAGTTTATCAAGAAAATTCTTCGGGAGGTTAATAAGCAGTTGTACAACACATACCAATTAGACATCGAACACCTTGTTGGAATTACTTCTCGGATGAAGGTTTTGAGTAAACACTTAGATATTGAAAATTCAGGTTCTAAGGATGTTGTTCGCATGATTGGTATTTGGGGGATGGGCGGCATTGGGAAAACAACGCTTGCCAAAGCCATTTATAACAAATTTGTAGGTAGCTTTGAAGGTAGGAGTTTCCTTGCAAATGTGAGGGGAGTAATTGCAAACCAACCCATTACTGGTCTGGTTGGTTTGCAAGAAAAACTTCTAAATGATATCTTGAAAAGCAAGGACCCCATAAAGGTTGATTCTGTTGATGTAGGGATCACTGTGATACAAGAAAGACTTCACTGTAAAAGAGCACTTGTCATAATTGACGATGCAGATGATCTACAACAACTAGAAGCAATAGCTAGAGCTCGTGATTGGTTTGGTCCTGGGAGTAGAATTATTATAACAACAAGAAATAAACATTTGCTAGACCAAGTTGGAGTGGATAGCACATATATGGCTCAGGAAATGGATGAGGAAGAAGCTCTAGAGCTCTTTAGTTGGCATGCCTTCAAAAGAGGTGATCCTGATCAAGAATACCTTCACCTCTCAAAACGTGTAATTCGTTACTGTCAAGGCTTGCCACTAGCACTTCGAGTTGTAGGGTCTTTTTTGATTAAAAGAACCGCATTAGAATGGGAAAGCCAATTGGAGAGATTGGAAAGAAGTCCTCATGAAGCAGTTTCAAAAATACTGAGAATAAGCTTTGACGGGCTACCTGACCGTACATACGGAAATACATTCCTTGATATATCTTGTTTCTTTATTGGAATGGACAAGGACTATGTCACACAAATATTAGATGGATGTGGCTTTTCTGCAACGATAGGAATCCGTGTCCTCATTGAACGGGGCCTTGTAACTGTTAGTGAGCAAAACAAGCTGATGATGCATGATTTGCTTCGAGACATGGGAAGAGAGATCGTTTATGAAAATGCCCACGGTCgccctgaaaaatttagtaGATTGTGGAAATGTGAAGACATAATAAATGTATTGAGCGATGAATCT GGAACTGACGAAATTGAAGGAGTTGCTCTACATGGCTGTTACAGGGCTAGAGCACAAGCATTTACCAACATGAAAAAACTGAGGTTACTCCACCTCAGCGGAGTAAAGCTCACTGGAGAGTACAAAGATTTTCCCAAAAGGCTAATATGGTTGTGCTGGCATTATTTTCCTTTAGAGTCCATACCAGATGACTTTCCTACGCAACCAAAACTAGTTGCTTTAGACCTGCGGCATAGCAAACTCAAAATAGTTTGGAAGGATTGCAAG TTGCATCAGAATTTGAAAATCCTAAATCTCAGCTATTGCCATTGGCTAACAAAATCACCAGACTTTTCAAAACTCCCAAATCTCGAGGAATTGATATTGCAAGACTGTGAGAGTCTGTCCAAGGTTCACTCATCCATCGGGGATCTTGGAAGACTTTCTTTGGTAAATCTTCAACGCTGCACCCATCTAAAGGATCTCCCactgaatttctataaatccAAGTCTGTTGAAACTCTTCTACTTAATGTTTGTTTAAATTTTGGAAAGTTGGCTGAGGGCTTAGGAGACATGGTATCATTGACAACTCTGAAAGCGGATTACACAGCCATCAGACAAATTCCATCTTCCATAgtaaaattgaagaagttgAGAATTTTATCTCTATCTG GCTGCTGTCGGTTAACTGAGGATGCAATCCCTAAGGATCTATGTAGCCTAATTTCCTTAGAACATCTGCTTCTTGGAGCCAATAATTTTCGTAGCCTGCCAAGTCTCGCTGGTCTTTCAAAGCTCAAGGTCTTGTCTTTAAATGCGTGCAGAAAACTTCTTGCAATCCCAGATTTACCAACCAATTTGTATGTTCTGAAAGCAAATGTCTGcccaaatttgaaaacaattccagatttttcaaaaatgtcGAATATGAGAGAATTGTATCTAAGTAATTCGTTCAAACTCACTGAGGTTCCAGGCTTGGATAAGTCATTAAACTCCATGACAAGGATTCATATGGAAAGCTGCACCAATCTGACCGCCAATTTTAGGAACAACATCCtacag AGATGGACTTCTTGCGGATTTGGTGGAATTTATTTGAATGGAATTTATGATATTCCTGAGTGGTTCAAAATCGTCAATGATGTGGACAATTTCGTCTTCTTTAACGTTCCTCAAAGAATCATGGGTCGTGATTTAAAAGGGTTGACTATTTGCTTCGTTTACACAAGAAGGTCTTATTGTGATTATCCGGAATTTGAAAATTCTCAAGGTCGTATTGGCATTATCGTTAGAAATCTTACCAAACAAACTGCTTTGCGCACCTGGATAGCATTCGGAACTTACAGTAACCCTCAAAATATGCTCCGTTCGGCACTTGGATATCTTTGGCAGGGACAGTTGTCAAACGATGTGCTCTGTTTGCAAGGCGGGGACCGAGTCTGCATTCTTGTAAGGCCTGATGATGTTGATTTTGTGAGAGTGAAGAAGACAGGGGTTCATCTAGAATGGGACAAAGTCATGAAGGAAAATATGGATAATCCGGATCCTCATTTGTATGATTTGGAAACAAATTCGGATTTTTGA
- the LOC18791623 gene encoding TMV resistance protein N isoform X2, producing the protein MDARKAHKAPSSSSPSSSSKRWKYQVFLSFRGEDTRKGFTGHLHEALSDAGISTFLDDNELERAEFIKTQLERAIDGSMISVIVFSKSYADSTWCLDELVKIMECRERLGQKVIPLFYNVDASDVRKQTGSFALAFAKHEAGICEGKHEKEKVKRWRNALTQAADLCGEDLKNADGYEAKFIKKILREVNKQLYNTYQLDIEHLVGITSRMKVLSKHLDIENSGSKDVVRMIGIWGMGGIGKTTLAKAIYNKFVGSFEGRSFLANVRGVIANQPITGLVGLQEKLLNDILKSKDPIKVDSVDVGITVIQERLHCKRALVIIDDADDLQQLEAIARARDWFGPGSRIIITTRNKHLLDQVGVDSTYMAQEMDEEEALELFSWHAFKRGDPDQEYLHLSKRVIRYCQGLPLALRVVGSFLIKRTALEWESQLERLERSPHEAVSKILRISFDGLPDRTYGNTFLDISCFFIGMDKDYVTQILDGCGFSATIGIRVLIERGLVTVSEQNKLMMHDLLRDMGREIVYENAHGRPEKFSRLWKCEDIINVLSDESGTDEIEGVALHGCYRARAQAFTNMKKLRLLHLSGVKLTGEYKDFPKRLIWLCWHYFPLESIPDDFPTQPKLVALDLRHSKLKIVWKDCKLHQNLKILNLSYCHWLTKSPDFSKLPNLEELILQDCESLSKVHSSIGDLGRLSLLAEGLGDMVSLTTLKADYTAIRQIPSSIVKLKKLRILSLSGCCRLTEDAIPKDLCSLISLEHLLLGANNFRSLPSLAGLSKLKVLSLNACRKLLAIPDLPTNLYVLKANVCPNLKTIPDFSKMSNMRELYLSNSFKLTEVPGLDKSLNSMTRIHMESCTNLTANFRNNILQRWTSCGFGGIYLNGIYDIPEWFKIVNDVDNFVFFNVPQRIMGRDLKGLTICFVYTRRSYCDYPEFENSQGRIGIIVRNLTKQTALRTWIAFGTYSNPQNMLRSALGYLWQGQLSNDVLCLQGGDRVCILVRPDDVDFVRVKKTGVHLEWDKVMKENMDNPDPHLYDLETNSDF; encoded by the exons ATGGATGCCAGGAAAGCCCATAAAGCcccctcttcttcctcaccatCCTCCTCATCAAAACGTTGGAAGTACCAAGTGTTCTTGAGCTTCAGAGGTGAAGACACACGCAAGGGCTTCACAGGCCACCTCCACGAAGCATTATCTGATGCCGGAATCAGCACCTTTCTTGACGACAACGAGCTAGAAAGAGCGGAATTTATAAAAACCCAACTGGAGCGGGCAATCGACGGGTCCATGATCTCCGTAATTGTCTTCTCCAAGAGTTATGCCGATTCCACTTGGTGTCTTGACGAGCTGGTGAAGATCATGGAGTGTAGAGAAAGATTGGGGCAAAAGGTTATTCCATTGTTCTATAATGTTGATGCTTCAGATGTCCGGAAACAAACTGGTAGTTTTGCACTAGCATTTGCGAAACATGAAGCGGGCATCTGTGAAGgtaaacatgagaaagaaaaggtaaaGCGGTGGAGAAATGCTCTCACTCAAGCTGCAGATTTGTGTGGGGAAGATCTTAAAAATGCTGATGG GTATGAAGCAAAGTTTATCAAGAAAATTCTTCGGGAGGTTAATAAGCAGTTGTACAACACATACCAATTAGACATCGAACACCTTGTTGGAATTACTTCTCGGATGAAGGTTTTGAGTAAACACTTAGATATTGAAAATTCAGGTTCTAAGGATGTTGTTCGCATGATTGGTATTTGGGGGATGGGCGGCATTGGGAAAACAACGCTTGCCAAAGCCATTTATAACAAATTTGTAGGTAGCTTTGAAGGTAGGAGTTTCCTTGCAAATGTGAGGGGAGTAATTGCAAACCAACCCATTACTGGTCTGGTTGGTTTGCAAGAAAAACTTCTAAATGATATCTTGAAAAGCAAGGACCCCATAAAGGTTGATTCTGTTGATGTAGGGATCACTGTGATACAAGAAAGACTTCACTGTAAAAGAGCACTTGTCATAATTGACGATGCAGATGATCTACAACAACTAGAAGCAATAGCTAGAGCTCGTGATTGGTTTGGTCCTGGGAGTAGAATTATTATAACAACAAGAAATAAACATTTGCTAGACCAAGTTGGAGTGGATAGCACATATATGGCTCAGGAAATGGATGAGGAAGAAGCTCTAGAGCTCTTTAGTTGGCATGCCTTCAAAAGAGGTGATCCTGATCAAGAATACCTTCACCTCTCAAAACGTGTAATTCGTTACTGTCAAGGCTTGCCACTAGCACTTCGAGTTGTAGGGTCTTTTTTGATTAAAAGAACCGCATTAGAATGGGAAAGCCAATTGGAGAGATTGGAAAGAAGTCCTCATGAAGCAGTTTCAAAAATACTGAGAATAAGCTTTGACGGGCTACCTGACCGTACATACGGAAATACATTCCTTGATATATCTTGTTTCTTTATTGGAATGGACAAGGACTATGTCACACAAATATTAGATGGATGTGGCTTTTCTGCAACGATAGGAATCCGTGTCCTCATTGAACGGGGCCTTGTAACTGTTAGTGAGCAAAACAAGCTGATGATGCATGATTTGCTTCGAGACATGGGAAGAGAGATCGTTTATGAAAATGCCCACGGTCgccctgaaaaatttagtaGATTGTGGAAATGTGAAGACATAATAAATGTATTGAGCGATGAATCT GGAACTGACGAAATTGAAGGAGTTGCTCTACATGGCTGTTACAGGGCTAGAGCACAAGCATTTACCAACATGAAAAAACTGAGGTTACTCCACCTCAGCGGAGTAAAGCTCACTGGAGAGTACAAAGATTTTCCCAAAAGGCTAATATGGTTGTGCTGGCATTATTTTCCTTTAGAGTCCATACCAGATGACTTTCCTACGCAACCAAAACTAGTTGCTTTAGACCTGCGGCATAGCAAACTCAAAATAGTTTGGAAGGATTGCAAG TTGCATCAGAATTTGAAAATCCTAAATCTCAGCTATTGCCATTGGCTAACAAAATCACCAGACTTTTCAAAACTCCCAAATCTCGAGGAATTGATATTGCAAGACTGTGAGAGTCTGTCCAAGGTTCACTCATCCATCGGGGATCTTGGAAGACTTTCTTTG TTGGCTGAGGGCTTAGGAGACATGGTATCATTGACAACTCTGAAAGCGGATTACACAGCCATCAGACAAATTCCATCTTCCATAgtaaaattgaagaagttgAGAATTTTATCTCTATCTG GCTGCTGTCGGTTAACTGAGGATGCAATCCCTAAGGATCTATGTAGCCTAATTTCCTTAGAACATCTGCTTCTTGGAGCCAATAATTTTCGTAGCCTGCCAAGTCTCGCTGGTCTTTCAAAGCTCAAGGTCTTGTCTTTAAATGCGTGCAGAAAACTTCTTGCAATCCCAGATTTACCAACCAATTTGTATGTTCTGAAAGCAAATGTCTGcccaaatttgaaaacaattccagatttttcaaaaatgtcGAATATGAGAGAATTGTATCTAAGTAATTCGTTCAAACTCACTGAGGTTCCAGGCTTGGATAAGTCATTAAACTCCATGACAAGGATTCATATGGAAAGCTGCACCAATCTGACCGCCAATTTTAGGAACAACATCCtacag AGATGGACTTCTTGCGGATTTGGTGGAATTTATTTGAATGGAATTTATGATATTCCTGAGTGGTTCAAAATCGTCAATGATGTGGACAATTTCGTCTTCTTTAACGTTCCTCAAAGAATCATGGGTCGTGATTTAAAAGGGTTGACTATTTGCTTCGTTTACACAAGAAGGTCTTATTGTGATTATCCGGAATTTGAAAATTCTCAAGGTCGTATTGGCATTATCGTTAGAAATCTTACCAAACAAACTGCTTTGCGCACCTGGATAGCATTCGGAACTTACAGTAACCCTCAAAATATGCTCCGTTCGGCACTTGGATATCTTTGGCAGGGACAGTTGTCAAACGATGTGCTCTGTTTGCAAGGCGGGGACCGAGTCTGCATTCTTGTAAGGCCTGATGATGTTGATTTTGTGAGAGTGAAGAAGACAGGGGTTCATCTAGAATGGGACAAAGTCATGAAGGAAAATATGGATAATCCGGATCCTCATTTGTATGATTTGGAAACAAATTCGGATTTTTGA